One window of the Thermoproteota archaeon genome contains the following:
- the carA gene encoding glutamine-hydrolyzing carbamoyl-phosphate synthase small subunit, which yields MVGYPESLSDPSYKGQILVMTNPLIGNYGVHTDLLESDGVQVTSLVIHELTDAPHRSSKLSLQEWFDKYDVPIMEWVDTRALTKELRERGVMKGAIGIWDSEEDLNSLWKALEEAPSYDELDLVDEVSPREAIHQSDSRPLVAVIDCGLKLGIVRELLSRGLGVVRLPCRSSADDVWETEPDALLLGNGPGNPELLKSQGEMAVELASDGLVTLGICLGHQLISLGLGAETYKMRYGHRGQNKPVRDLRTGRCYVTSQNHGYTVRRESLREANLREWFINPDDSTLEGAYHEELPIATTQFHPESSPGPMDTSWVFDLFAEAMREGRWNL from the coding sequence ATGGTCGGGTACCCCGAGTCCCTGAGCGATCCCAGCTACAAGGGACAGATTCTGGTGATGACGAACCCGCTGATAGGAAACTACGGCGTACATACGGACCTGCTGGAGTCCGACGGAGTTCAGGTGACCTCTCTCGTAATCCACGAGCTTACAGATGCCCCTCACAGATCATCTAAATTATCGCTGCAGGAGTGGTTCGATAAATACGATGTGCCTATAATGGAGTGGGTCGACACGAGAGCCCTCACCAAGGAACTGAGGGAAAGAGGGGTAATGAAGGGAGCAATAGGGATTTGGGACTCGGAAGAAGATCTGAACTCGCTGTGGAAGGCGCTGGAGGAAGCTCCTTCGTATGACGAACTGGACTTGGTTGACGAGGTCTCCCCAAGGGAGGCAATACACCAGAGCGATTCTAGACCTCTGGTCGCAGTCATCGACTGTGGACTGAAGCTCGGGATAGTGAGGGAACTGTTGAGTAGGGGGTTGGGAGTAGTCAGGCTGCCCTGTCGCTCCAGCGCTGACGATGTGTGGGAGACGGAGCCTGACGCCCTCCTGCTCGGTAATGGACCGGGAAACCCTGAACTGCTCAAGTCTCAGGGGGAGATGGCCGTGGAACTGGCCTCTGACGGGCTAGTCACTCTCGGTATATGCCTCGGGCATCAGCTCATATCCCTTGGCTTGGGAGCTGAGACCTACAAGATGAGGTATGGGCACAGGGGCCAGAACAAGCCCGTCAGAGATCTCAGGACCGGGAGGTGCTATGTCACCAGCCAGAATCACGGGTACACAGTAAGGAGGGAGAGTCTGAGGGAAGCTAACCTCAGGGAGTGGTTCATCAATCCCGATGACTCCACCCTAGAGGGGGCGTACCACGAGGAGCTCCCCATAGCCACCACCCAGTTCCATCCCGAATCGTCACCGGGGCCTATGGACACCTCTTGGGTGTTCGATCTGTTCGCCGAGGCGATGAGGGAGGGAAGATGGAATCTGTGA